A single Lolium perenne isolate Kyuss_39 chromosome 6, Kyuss_2.0, whole genome shotgun sequence DNA region contains:
- the LOC127309009 gene encoding uncharacterized protein, producing MPFSDDEQDVPSADSSGGRKPLGNGEKLVRLVAYSNKKAPLEVNRQQVMLELTDASSTGYRSGLDLVAVLDVSGSMAGKKLHDTKVAMQFIIKKLSPIDRLSIVSFSTTAKRVCRLHFMTEDRQVELERLVNELEDDSLTNISDGLLTGRQVLDGRRLSGGRVASIILMSDGEHNVGSVLPENVDVGNVAVYTFGFGDDHKPRVLDMVAKNSRGGTYNYVKDGVALSGPFSQILGGLLSVVVRDLKLTVRQQPGDSKIEKVDPGSYPQTQDAATGSVTVSFGDLYSREVRKVMVDLLLPAVDREYVATVIIAKCSYSVQGKPFLTPPLRCSIRRTRTAAAGPNAIKQPTEVKTELARRDHADLLGEVSTMDPAGARDKLEGERKALDNLDESNPMVGILKTESEQLRKLTEPPRLYETQGRPYARSSKTSHDLQRMASRGDVQDVRPFATPLMDKYLEQAKKFQEDPNMPLPSLDDDVRDEEEPPPMPLPLPPEDEERVTETLVANQPRVPRTWWGEYSPQHRTTSRRAWVMVILCTVLAILVVVTIAAVLSVYLIYKPNTPYLEVSDAQLGQFQGGQYLQVSITILANNLKSKADATFSSFELAMGFHGAEVALLRSEPFVVPRQSSLPLHFNVVALDPAGMRDMDESLDAGLVPLDLSGKTRTRWRVGIFQKRQFWTRISCRLRFFFPGNGTVMPTDRDRCRSRLT from the exons ATGCCCTTCAGTGATGATGAGCAGGACGTTCCTTCTGCAGATTCATCAGGAG GGCGAAAGCCGCTGGGCAATGGCGAAAAACTAGTGCGGCTGGTGGCGTACAGCAACAAGAAGGCGCCACTGGAGGTGAACAGGCAGCAGGTGATGCTGGAGCTCACCGATGCATCTTCCACCGGCTACCGCTCGGGGCTAGACCTCGTGGCTGTCCTGGACGTCAGCGGCAGCATGGCGGGGAAGAAGCTCCACGATACGAAGGTCGCCATGCAGTTCATCATCAAGAAGCTGAGCCCCATCGACCGCCTCTCCATCGTCTCCTTCTCCACCACCGCCAAGAGGGTGTGCCGGCTGCACTTCATGACGGAGGATCGTCAGGTAGAGCTGGAGCGTCTGGTCAACGAGCTGGAAGATGACAGCCTCACCAACATCAGCGACGGCCTCCTGACTGGCCGCCAAGTCCTCGACGGCCGCCGCCTCAGTGGCGGCCGCGTCGCCAGCATCATTCTCATGTCCGATGGGGAGCACAACGTGGGCAGCGTTCTTCCTGAGAATGTTGATGTCGGGAATGTGGCGGTCTACACGTTTGGTTTCGGTGACGACCACAAGCCGAGGGTACTGGACATGGTCGCCAAGAATAGCCGAGGAGGAACGTACAATTACGTCAAGGACGGGGTGGCCCTGAGCGGGCCCTTCTCGCAGATCCTGGGTGGCCTCCTCAGCGTCGTGGTCCGGGACCTCAAGCTCACCGTGAGGCAGCAGCCAGGCGATTCCAAGATAGAGAAGGTGGACCCCGGGAGCTACCCGCAGACGCAGGACGCCGCCACCGGCTCGGTCACCGTCAGCTTCGGCGATCTCTACAGCAGAGAAGTACGCAAGGTTATGGTTGACCTCCTCCTCCCTGCCGTCGACAGGGAGTACGTCGCGACTGTCATCATCGCCAAATGCTCCTATAG TGTCCAAGGAAAACCCTTCCTCACCCCTCCCTTGAGGTGCTCTATACGGCGCACCCGTACAGCCGCCGCCGGCCCGAACGCCATAAAGCAGCCAACAGAGGTGAAGACCGAGCTGGCCCGTCGGGATCACGCGGACCTGCTAGGGGAGGTGAGCACAATGGATCCTGCCGGCGCCCGTGACAAGCTGGAGGGGGAGAGAAAAGCCCTTGACAACCTTGATGAGTCCAACCCCATGGTCGGCATCCTCAAGACCGAGTCGGAGCAGCTCCGAAAGCTGACGGAGCCGCCGAGACTCTACGAGACGCAGGGCCGCCCCTACGCGAGGTCGTCCAAGACGTCGCATGATCTCCAGCGCATGGCGTCCAGGGGCGACGTCCAGGACGTCAGACCCTTCGCCACGCCGCTCATGGACAAGTACCTGGAGCAGGCCAAAAAGTTTCAGGAGGATCCCAACATGCCGCTGCCGTCGCTGGATGACGACGTCAGGGATGAGGAGGAACCCCCTCccatgccgctgccgctgccgccggagGACGAGGAGAGAGTGACGGAGACGCTGGTGGCGAATCAGCCCCGGGTGCCGAGGACCTGGTGGGGGGAATATTCACCCCAACACAGGACCACCTCCAGGCGGGCGTGGGTGATGGTGATCCTGTGCACGGTGCTGGCCATCCTCGTGGTGGTGACCATCGCGGCGGTGCTCTCCGTTTACCTCATCTACAAGCCCAACACGCCGTACCTGGAGGTCTCCGACGCGCAGCTGGGGCAGTTCCAGGGCGGCCAGTACCTGCAGGTGTCCATCACCATCCTGGCCAACAACCTCAAATCCAAGGCGGACGCCACTTTCTCAAGCTTCGAACTCGCCATGGGGTTCCACGGTGCCGAGGTGGCGCTGCTGCGGTCAGAGCCCTTCGTGGTGCCGCGACAGAGCTCTCTGCCACTGCACTTCAACGTGGTGGCACTGGACCCTGCCGGGATGCGGGATATGGACGAGTCGCTCGACGCTGGCCTAGTGCCGCTCGACCTCTCCGGAAAGACGCGCACGCGGTGGAGGGTGGGCATCTTCCAAAAGCGCCAGTTTTGGACGCGCATCTCGTGCCGCCTCCGCTTCttcttccccggcaacggcaccgtcATGCCCACCGACCGCGACAGATGCCGCTCCAGGTTGACGTAG